The following are encoded together in the Arcticibacterium luteifluviistationis genome:
- a CDS encoding reverse transcriptase family protein — MKKLYLADIEERSRRFLGCRTIDDLCCLGFVKNELLLHSLNISYYSFELRKKSGKMRQIESPNESLKKVLRQFNYYLQCVYYIHQTDASQGYIITPKKSKVCKSILENARVHLRNRFMLNIDFQDFFHQISFERLAKRLSETPFKFDTSTSKLLALLFTYKGRLPMGAPTSPVLSNLCVMKLDMEMSEWSKKNGVTYSRFVDDLTFSRDDSEFISDTYTEINHICLKHSLKVNPAKIKYFGEGSLRKVTGLILRETIDIEDGFYHELDKDFNRMKNLVEVVIINHGVKSNDEVQTFKKEIEGQINFIGMVEGYNSPIFNQYRQKLKAVMNPAEEVLSVRWTNFNYV, encoded by the coding sequence ATGAAAAAGCTCTATTTAGCAGATATAGAAGAAAGAAGCCGTCGGTTTTTAGGATGTAGAACTATTGATGATTTATGCTGTTTGGGTTTTGTTAAAAACGAATTGCTTCTTCATTCACTTAACATCTCCTATTATTCTTTTGAGCTGCGAAAAAAAAGTGGCAAAATGCGACAAATAGAATCACCTAATGAAAGTTTGAAAAAGGTCTTACGTCAATTTAATTATTATTTACAATGTGTTTATTACATTCATCAGACGGATGCTTCCCAGGGATATATTATAACACCTAAAAAAAGCAAAGTGTGCAAAAGTATCTTAGAGAATGCCCGTGTTCACCTAAGAAATAGGTTTATGTTGAACATAGACTTTCAAGATTTTTTCCACCAAATTTCTTTTGAACGCTTGGCCAAAAGACTCTCAGAAACACCTTTTAAATTTGATACATCTACTTCTAAGTTATTAGCTCTACTTTTTACATATAAAGGTAGACTGCCTATGGGAGCACCTACATCTCCAGTTTTGTCTAATTTATGTGTCATGAAATTAGATATGGAGATGTCGGAATGGTCTAAAAAAAATGGTGTAACATATTCCAGATTTGTGGATGACTTAACATTCTCCAGAGATGATTCAGAATTTATCTCGGATACATATACAGAAATAAACCACATCTGCCTGAAACACAGTTTAAAAGTAAATCCCGCTAAAATTAAATATTTTGGAGAAGGTTCTTTAAGAAAAGTCACTGGCTTGATACTTAGAGAAACTATTGACATTGAGGATGGCTTTTACCACGAATTGGATAAAGATTTTAATAGAATGAAAAATCTAGTGGAGGTGGTAATAATTAATCACGGTGTTAAATCAAACGATGAGGTTCAGACTTTTAAAAAGGAAATAGAAGGTCAAATAAATTTTATCGGAATGGTAGAAGGGTACAATAGCCCAATTTTTAATCAGTATCGCCAAAAACTAAAGGCTGTTATGAATCCAGCAGAAGAAGTGTTAAGTGTTAGATGGACTAACTTTAACTACGTATGA
- the csm3 gene encoding type III-A CRISPR-associated RAMP protein Csm3, which yields MSKQHYKNPLVQKLIFSGEIHLISGLHIGGSTTDLDIGGIDNEVIKIIENGEETPYIPGSSLKGKMRSLLVKADGNIEIMDDSDEVKLLFGYPVDSNTTRLLFRDCYLLNDAHLETKTENSIERATGRSNPRDIERVGKGAVFVFDMVMDVYEKDIPDLKKHINLIRLGMELLEIDYLGGHGSRGAGKIAFKQVAYVPWNIDLINAEIIKDAPVAVYKWTEQK from the coding sequence ATGAGCAAACAACATTATAAAAATCCTTTAGTACAGAAGCTGATTTTTAGTGGAGAGATTCACCTAATTAGTGGGCTACATATAGGTGGTTCTACTACAGATCTAGATATTGGAGGTATTGATAACGAAGTGATAAAGATAATTGAAAACGGAGAAGAAACGCCCTATATACCTGGTAGTTCCCTTAAAGGAAAAATGAGATCGCTTTTAGTAAAAGCTGATGGTAATATAGAAATTATGGATGATTCTGATGAAGTCAAGCTATTGTTTGGATATCCTGTAGACTCTAATACCACGCGTCTATTATTTCGAGATTGCTACCTTTTAAATGATGCCCATTTAGAAACCAAAACAGAAAATTCTATAGAAAGGGCTACTGGACGCTCAAACCCTCGTGACATTGAAAGGGTTGGTAAAGGGGCGGTCTTTGTTTTTGACATGGTCATGGATGTTTATGAGAAAGATATTCCTGATTTAAAGAAACACATAAATCTTATAAGACTGGGCATGGAGCTTTTAGAAATAGATTATCTAGGAGGCCATGGCTCCAGGGGGGCTGGAAAGATAGCTTTTAAGCAGGTAGCATATGTTCCTTGGAATATAGATCTTATAAATGCTGAAATAATAAAAGACGCTCCCGTTGCAGTATATAAATGGACCGAACAAAAGTGA
- the csm2 gene encoding type III-A CRISPR-associated protein Csm2, whose product MKTNQKENSISTKVGDEKKATSFKESSNIPIFESYAIKIIGNRSLKESSELVKDIEEFIKYRTRKKGGEYMHYSQLRKVYQIVKNKAYKQDLSNFHMKVIPKLAYVQARHKGNGAAMAYVIREMAAAVEVGKLDTYTNFIEIMEAIVAYHKLHAKL is encoded by the coding sequence ATGAAAACTAATCAAAAAGAAAATAGCATTTCTACAAAAGTAGGTGATGAAAAAAAAGCTACCTCTTTTAAGGAAAGTAGTAATATCCCAATCTTTGAATCCTATGCCATTAAGATAATTGGTAATAGATCTTTAAAGGAATCATCAGAGTTGGTAAAAGACATAGAAGAGTTTATTAAATATAGGACACGAAAAAAAGGTGGTGAGTACATGCACTATTCACAATTAAGAAAGGTCTATCAGATTGTGAAAAATAAGGCTTATAAGCAAGACCTTTCTAATTTTCATATGAAGGTGATTCCAAAGCTAGCCTATGTACAAGCACGCCATAAGGGTAATGGGGCAGCCATGGCGTATGTCATTAGAGAGATGGCTGCAGCAGTGGAGGTCGGGAAATTAGATACTTATACCAATTTTATAGAAATCATGGAAGCTATAGTGGCTTATCATAAACTTCACGCAAAATTATGA
- the csm5 gene encoding type III-A CRISPR-associated RAMP protein Csm5, with the protein MPRKELYHHYQLEIETLSPVSIGCKSQLTSRGEYFLTGNKTHFIDQDGISEILYQNLTEEDKKEYLATVLNQGVDFNFTDFFKNKGISLEQIPISRSLSFIGDATLVNKNRLLKLHIKSGADENQNNSAYFPGSSLKGMIRTAMVYVHLKSHPELVSKFADKINNWSQIDKYELSKEWKVLEDSIIGKEANQLRIADTQNISDTDMAVYQVRREPLYFTESDSELDWLEECVDKGHKIFGALTYVQKNTKELACINFVPNILLGLNEWMTDMLDFEILEIEKSNMPKKEIVLAQLKSLIESSLQNNEYAAIARLGSGKTFMFNTILLLLEKGLRERILMTVLKTDSIKTRILCSHEKAPLKGWIKLNLRKL; encoded by the coding sequence ATGCCAAGAAAAGAATTATATCATCACTATCAGCTAGAAATAGAGACTCTTAGTCCTGTGAGTATAGGGTGTAAGTCTCAGTTAACCTCCAGAGGAGAATACTTTTTGACGGGGAATAAAACTCATTTTATAGATCAAGATGGCATTTCGGAAATTTTGTATCAAAACCTAACTGAAGAAGATAAGAAGGAATACTTAGCTACGGTTTTAAACCAAGGAGTAGATTTTAATTTTACTGATTTCTTTAAAAACAAAGGAATAAGTTTAGAGCAAATCCCTATTTCACGTAGCCTTTCTTTTATAGGAGATGCCACACTTGTTAACAAAAACAGGCTTCTTAAATTACATATCAAAAGTGGAGCGGATGAAAATCAGAATAATTCAGCTTATTTTCCTGGTAGCTCACTAAAAGGAATGATAAGGACGGCAATGGTGTATGTACATCTAAAAAGCCATCCCGAACTGGTATCGAAATTTGCCGATAAGATTAATAATTGGTCCCAAATTGATAAATATGAGCTATCCAAAGAGTGGAAAGTTCTAGAAGATTCTATCATAGGGAAAGAGGCGAATCAGCTGCGAATAGCCGACACCCAAAACATTTCTGATACCGACATGGCGGTTTACCAGGTAAGGCGAGAACCGCTGTATTTTACTGAATCAGATTCGGAGTTAGACTGGCTGGAGGAATGCGTAGATAAAGGCCACAAGATTTTTGGAGCACTTACTTATGTGCAAAAAAATACGAAGGAGCTGGCATGCATAAATTTTGTGCCTAATATACTGCTAGGACTGAATGAATGGATGACCGATATGCTAGATTTCGAGATTTTAGAAATAGAAAAAAGCAATATGCCTAAAAAGGAAATAGTTTTGGCTCAGCTTAAATCACTAATAGAGAGTAGTTTACAGAACAATGAATATGCCGCTATAGCCCGATTAGGTTCAGGGAAAACATTTATGTTTAATACCATTTTATTGCTCTTAGAAAAAGGCTTACGCGAAAGGATATTAATGACTGTCTTAAAAACGGATAGCATAAAAACACGCATCCTATGCTCGCATGAGAAGGCTCCCCTAAAAGGTTGGATAAAGCTAAACTTAAGAAAGCTATGA
- a CDS encoding sigma-70 family RNA polymerase sigma factor, which translates to MASLTDNKIVDLLRSDKISERNKGGLLFEKSFKSKSISYLKKSFKGVSYEDVWQEAAAQMIVNIVERKYNPIPNASMFTYFYFILKSEAIKESGFNNSATVDIRDLEIEDFNKHYDPFEILRLKEFRKFFSECLKRQKEPYVQLLKNIYMKGLRLKDFHEELGIETYSNAKVKHFTGKKKLLTCLKSKLDYGDK; encoded by the coding sequence TTGGCAAGTTTAACGGATAATAAAATTGTAGACTTACTCAGGTCGGATAAAATAAGTGAGCGGAATAAAGGTGGACTGCTGTTTGAAAAAAGCTTTAAATCTAAAAGTATCTCTTATTTAAAGAAAAGTTTTAAGGGTGTTTCTTACGAGGATGTATGGCAAGAAGCAGCTGCACAGATGATTGTAAACATAGTAGAAAGAAAGTATAATCCAATTCCCAATGCCTCCATGTTTACTTATTTCTATTTTATTCTAAAGTCCGAAGCAATAAAGGAGTCCGGCTTTAATAATTCGGCAACTGTTGATATAAGAGATCTAGAAATTGAGGATTTTAATAAGCACTACGATCCTTTTGAGATCCTAAGATTAAAGGAATTTAGAAAGTTTTTTAGCGAGTGTTTAAAAAGACAAAAGGAACCCTACGTACAATTATTGAAAAATATTTATATGAAGGGACTTAGGCTAAAGGATTTTCATGAAGAGCTAGGAATAGAAACTTACAGTAATGCCAAGGTGAAACATTTTACAGGGAAAAAAAAGCTATTAACATGTCTCAAAAGCAAATTAGATTATGGAGATAAATGA
- a CDS encoding Cas10/Cmr2 second palm domain-containing protein, with protein sequence MPNTVSTSSFLIKLQLFGIQDFIFNVKSKGAAAEIKGRSFYIKLLLEVSKKIIFETFQIDLKAQPSCIISNSGGYFILHLENIASDKLENCVSNLQAKLKNELKGTELKAVLAFTESTGNYKNDISLLNQNLQDKSYSLLSVFSDFNKFAPVVNQSKWTSVSTKVKNADGKGNVILEKNSLKGPLILGYSFSIKEEIEGIPLFRFMESYICKTQDGGYSTFQDLLWHGKGEPKLGVLLMDVDGLGQYFNSIISLATHKAFDEKLQVFFVNQLGKQIKFIKSKYNESVYVVTAGGDDSAFVGRWNNLLNLAMDIEISFKEEFKKEKLTISGALVIVNPKYPIIRAVKLAHEALKEAKYGYSTKGNFSLFGEIIYWYTLQKEIFSLRERFRKGMKSEKKTDSHGKSITTNKEVRLTRGLLARARQTAANLSSKNHLDLSDYFKLDYYLRENQKLRNEVGKEYRDYLIKAEKSTDELERRNYKMILPIAARLAELDTRGKKKKEK encoded by the coding sequence TTGCCTAATACTGTTTCCACGTCTTCCTTTTTGATCAAACTTCAACTTTTTGGAATACAAGACTTTATTTTTAATGTTAAATCTAAAGGGGCTGCGGCAGAAATAAAAGGGAGATCGTTCTATATAAAATTACTGTTAGAGGTTAGTAAAAAAATAATATTTGAAACTTTTCAAATTGATTTAAAAGCCCAGCCAAGTTGTATTATTTCTAATTCAGGAGGGTATTTTATTCTTCATCTTGAAAATATAGCTTCAGATAAGTTAGAGAATTGTGTAAGTAACTTACAAGCCAAATTAAAAAATGAGCTCAAAGGAACTGAGTTAAAAGCAGTTTTGGCTTTTACAGAAAGTACAGGTAATTATAAAAATGATATTTCTTTACTGAACCAAAACCTACAAGATAAGTCATATAGCTTACTCAGTGTATTTTCTGACTTTAATAAATTTGCACCGGTAGTAAATCAAAGTAAATGGACATCCGTTTCTACTAAAGTAAAAAATGCAGATGGCAAGGGCAATGTTATATTAGAAAAAAATTCTTTAAAAGGTCCATTAATATTAGGGTACTCATTTTCAATTAAGGAGGAGATAGAAGGTATTCCCTTATTTCGGTTTATGGAATCTTATATATGCAAGACACAAGATGGCGGATACAGCACCTTTCAAGATTTGTTGTGGCATGGCAAAGGGGAACCTAAGTTAGGTGTATTACTCATGGATGTGGATGGTCTTGGGCAATATTTCAACTCTATAATTTCATTAGCAACTCATAAAGCGTTTGATGAAAAACTCCAAGTTTTTTTTGTAAACCAGTTGGGCAAGCAAATAAAATTTATAAAATCTAAGTACAACGAAAGTGTTTATGTAGTCACTGCTGGAGGAGATGATAGTGCCTTTGTGGGGCGTTGGAATAACCTCCTAAATCTTGCAATGGATATTGAAATCAGTTTCAAAGAAGAGTTCAAGAAAGAAAAATTGACAATTTCAGGTGCTCTTGTTATTGTCAATCCTAAATATCCTATAATTCGTGCGGTCAAGTTAGCCCATGAAGCCCTTAAAGAGGCAAAATACGGCTATAGTACCAAGGGCAACTTCTCACTTTTTGGAGAAATAATATATTGGTATACTCTACAGAAAGAGATATTTAGTTTAAGGGAAAGATTCAGAAAAGGAATGAAAAGTGAAAAAAAAACTGATAGTCATGGAAAAAGCATTACTACCAATAAAGAAGTTAGACTTACTAGAGGTCTTCTAGCCAGAGCTCGCCAAACAGCGGCTAACTTATCTTCGAAAAATCATCTTGACTTATCTGATTATTTCAAACTAGATTACTATTTAAGAGAAAATCAGAAACTTCGAAATGAAGTGGGAAAGGAATACAGAGATTATTTAATCAAAGCTGAAAAATCCACAGATGAATTAGAAAGAAGAAACTATAAAATGATTCTCCCGATTGCTGCCAGACTGGCAGAGTTAGACACTAGAGGAAAAAAGAAAAAAGAAAAATGA
- a CDS encoding CRISPR-associated endonuclease Cas6: MKAIPICTIRLLDVTINDEPDYKKMLLIGAFEKVQNSLKGEKVEGIEPELFHNQENKYSGIQLAAYKKTAEYTAIGETEVATLNFWYEQYLKSTGEAPQNIVLINETYVPAFIAYQQTYRVKTMLISDELAKELNNMTDKFARWDRLEKYLYGNLKRFMRHIGYEPGEQFLKVTIQDIMHYDTSKPVYHGQKKTALDIRFQCNFRLPQTLRLGQSTAIGYGRVS, encoded by the coding sequence ATGAAAGCAATACCCATATGCACTATACGACTTCTAGATGTGACTATAAATGATGAGCCAGATTATAAAAAAATGCTCTTAATTGGTGCATTTGAAAAGGTGCAGAATAGTTTGAAGGGAGAGAAGGTAGAAGGAATAGAACCCGAGCTTTTTCATAATCAGGAAAATAAGTATTCTGGAATTCAGCTGGCAGCCTATAAAAAAACAGCAGAATATACGGCCATTGGAGAAACCGAAGTAGCGACTTTGAATTTTTGGTATGAACAATATTTAAAATCTACTGGAGAGGCTCCTCAAAATATTGTGCTTATTAATGAAACTTATGTGCCTGCTTTTATTGCTTATCAGCAGACATATAGGGTGAAAACCATGCTTATAAGCGATGAATTAGCCAAAGAGCTAAATAATATGACTGATAAGTTTGCCAGATGGGATAGACTAGAAAAGTACCTTTATGGTAATTTAAAGCGATTTATGAGGCATATAGGTTATGAGCCAGGGGAACAGTTTCTTAAAGTGACTATACAAGATATAATGCATTATGATACCTCTAAGCCTGTATACCATGGGCAAAAGAAAACAGCCCTTGATATCAGATTTCAATGCAATTTTAGGCTACCACAAACTTTAAGACTGGGCCAATCTACTGCGATTGGGTATGGTAGGGTTTCATAA
- the csm4 gene encoding type III-A CRISPR-associated RAMP protein Csm4: MDRTKVNIAKIFLEPYSRFHFGEYKIDHDLSLSDSSFFCHSDTLFSALINQCDRLNDDPDSFVEAFKEDEICISSVFYFFEKANCDPIYLLPKPVFIDKKVKISGAANKKQIQGVKFVSKAVWDKGFEYEKWNDIKSYVILQGNIVLTKEEYDQFGFNRNSALVKKNTRPKNQVRRPKKQARRKEDGIYYQTDVMVCSPAGVKAGIYFFYDVEDENTKRQFFNAVNVLCFSGLGGEQALLGRTPRKVPDFDQSLSFDSNKARLASISLFSPTDEAELAACTIYETSLRGGHKSGLSQNTDVVPMVMEGAEFTSSAKGCLVDLSLLPEKPIFRNGKVFLLPFESK; encoded by the coding sequence ATGGACCGAACAAAAGTGAACATAGCAAAAATATTTCTTGAACCTTATAGCCGTTTTCATTTTGGGGAATACAAAATTGACCATGACCTTTCATTGAGCGATAGTTCCTTTTTTTGCCATTCAGATACTCTTTTTTCTGCTCTTATAAATCAGTGTGACAGACTTAATGATGACCCAGACTCGTTTGTGGAGGCATTTAAAGAGGACGAAATCTGTATATCTTCGGTGTTTTATTTCTTTGAAAAAGCTAATTGTGATCCAATATATCTGCTGCCCAAACCAGTGTTTATAGACAAAAAGGTGAAGATTAGTGGTGCCGCGAATAAAAAGCAAATTCAAGGGGTCAAGTTTGTGTCTAAAGCGGTATGGGACAAAGGATTTGAGTATGAGAAATGGAATGATATTAAAAGTTATGTTATTCTTCAAGGGAATATAGTGCTGACTAAAGAAGAATATGACCAGTTTGGATTCAATAGGAATTCGGCATTGGTTAAAAAAAATACAAGGCCAAAAAACCAAGTTAGAAGACCTAAAAAACAAGCTAGGCGAAAGGAAGATGGTATTTATTATCAAACAGACGTCATGGTTTGTAGTCCTGCGGGCGTTAAGGCAGGTATTTATTTTTTTTATGATGTGGAAGATGAAAACACTAAACGGCAATTTTTTAATGCTGTGAATGTGCTATGTTTTAGTGGTTTGGGAGGTGAGCAAGCACTTTTGGGGCGTACGCCTAGAAAAGTGCCAGATTTTGATCAGTCATTAAGTTTTGATTCTAACAAAGCAAGACTTGCGAGTATCTCACTTTTTTCCCCTACTGATGAGGCTGAACTTGCGGCATGTACTATATATGAAACAAGTCTTAGAGGAGGGCATAAGTCTGGTCTCTCACAAAATACAGATGTGGTACCTATGGTTATGGAAGGGGCAGAGTTTACTTCTTCTGCCAAAGGGTGCTTAGTAGATCTTAGTTTGTTGCCAGAGAAACCTATTTTTAGAAATGGGAAAGTATTCTTACTTCCTTTTGAATCAAAATAA
- a CDS encoding LytTR family DNA-binding domain-containing protein, which produces MIKITPSLLIEPNHILWIQGDINYSTLRYLDGSTVTKCCTLKKFESALSDNYAFFRSHKGYLINLEFVERLSLDSKVAWISNEKLPISRRKRREFKEHVQDLSIPLKD; this is translated from the coding sequence ATGATAAAAATAACTCCTAGCCTCCTTATCGAACCCAACCATATTCTCTGGATACAAGGTGACATAAACTATTCTACTTTAAGATACTTAGATGGTTCCACCGTTACAAAATGTTGTACACTCAAGAAATTTGAAAGTGCCTTATCAGACAATTACGCATTTTTTCGCTCTCACAAAGGGTATTTAATTAACCTTGAATTTGTAGAAAGGTTATCCTTAGATAGTAAAGTCGCCTGGATTTCAAATGAAAAACTCCCTATTTCAAGAAGAAAAAGACGTGAGTTTAAAGAACACGTGCAAGATCTAAGTATTCCTTTAAAGGATTAA
- a CDS encoding CHAT domain-containing protein, whose amino-acid sequence MLKTCISFLLLFISLSVSSQPSILSEWTLGNSASRQRNFSQALQHYERSFNLAVNAKNTLWQANVQTDISGAFFGLGKYSDGADACLKGLQILSQARFQPDTIEVKLYSALGANYKNLYRAQDAIEAYTKANALLEQNPKIKDLIPLYIAHHYYNQGIFWYKLCDYPRAKVSFENALEISEEIGLSSVSIKALNTLGSLYLYDGEYEKGVVIVQRALNFISDKKLNDKLRIAQGQFILGALLSANGKKEKAISQFNLVQANKSFLTKTLAGKNIYLLSILEEAKLLHPHKGLSLIHGIKASEIPNSLRARLSLTEGIFLSKLKLFKEAEDKLLSGLQLTNYSNKNTSEVNLTKEPSLSFEFFNCLADNKYLQFSITQDLHDLEKALDFELESVKIGEYLRTNQLTVESRIFFSERYFKRYQNSVKYALELYFFQNDKSSFYRLVDISERSKSYLVKNNNSLNKTKTITNDSLLLKLSAYQEYLSYLKNNKPENLNTIRDYTLKVNQVLQLLHKTTVPKVNLNYDALKANVPPDLLYVNYILLPDKLVMLTHSKNGWNFKQIDIDNKQLRKDISTLINAISKVPEPLEGFENMLAQDRLYEVFIAQLPEDIREFTRISINADKQFLGLSFDTLKDKKSGQLLIEKIAISYSNSLTDIINNPLKRKVGQNWNVFLPFSGNNGKSFKNLKPLPFSWKYARGIKGDFFLENDATKDIFIDKLSYDTSPLLVSTHASSKESEPYLLFNEKGDYNSKLYLSEIPHIPLKTSLMVLSACESNLGNRVNGLGLHSLGVSFRAAGCPTVLGSLWQAEDESTSLIISLFYRNVMKGLTIDKALQKAKLDYLKTDVGKRNDIPFYWANIQVIGSPHTVISQLGRFRIIFVAISSLLILLMLKVLFKKNLKRYFPF is encoded by the coding sequence ATGCTTAAAACTTGTATCAGTTTCTTACTCCTTTTTATTTCATTATCTGTATCATCCCAGCCAAGCATTTTATCAGAATGGACACTCGGAAATTCAGCTTCTAGACAGAGAAACTTCAGCCAGGCCTTACAACATTATGAACGTTCGTTTAATTTAGCTGTAAATGCTAAAAACACACTTTGGCAAGCAAATGTACAAACCGATATTAGTGGAGCTTTTTTTGGCTTGGGGAAATATTCTGATGGAGCAGATGCCTGTTTAAAGGGCTTGCAAATTCTTTCTCAGGCAAGATTCCAACCAGATACCATTGAAGTCAAATTATACTCAGCCCTTGGAGCAAATTATAAAAACCTCTATAGAGCCCAAGATGCTATTGAGGCTTACACAAAAGCTAATGCTCTGCTAGAGCAAAATCCTAAGATCAAAGACCTAATCCCTTTATACATTGCTCATCATTACTATAATCAGGGAATTTTCTGGTATAAATTATGTGACTACCCTAGAGCCAAAGTGTCGTTTGAAAATGCTCTGGAAATTTCTGAAGAAATTGGTTTAAGTTCTGTGTCTATAAAAGCACTGAACACTCTTGGAAGTTTATATTTATATGACGGCGAATACGAAAAAGGTGTTGTCATAGTCCAAAGAGCTTTAAATTTCATTAGTGACAAAAAACTTAATGATAAACTAAGGATTGCTCAAGGACAATTTATTTTAGGAGCACTTTTATCAGCAAATGGAAAGAAAGAGAAGGCGATAAGTCAATTTAATTTGGTTCAGGCAAACAAATCATTTCTAACTAAAACCTTAGCCGGAAAAAACATTTATCTTTTATCAATATTAGAAGAAGCAAAACTTCTTCATCCACATAAAGGCTTATCACTAATACATGGTATTAAAGCTTCGGAAATACCAAACTCTTTGAGAGCTAGATTATCCCTCACAGAAGGTATATTCCTAAGTAAACTAAAACTATTTAAGGAGGCAGAAGACAAATTATTATCTGGACTTCAATTAACAAATTATAGTAATAAAAACACTTCTGAAGTAAACTTAACTAAAGAGCCCAGCTTAAGTTTTGAGTTTTTTAACTGCTTAGCAGATAATAAGTACCTACAGTTTTCAATAACTCAGGATCTTCATGATTTGGAAAAAGCACTCGATTTTGAACTAGAAAGCGTAAAAATAGGTGAATATTTAAGAACAAACCAATTAACAGTAGAGTCTAGAATTTTCTTTTCTGAACGTTACTTTAAAAGGTATCAAAACTCAGTAAAATATGCATTAGAATTATATTTCTTCCAAAATGACAAATCATCATTTTATCGATTAGTAGATATTTCTGAAAGAAGTAAATCTTATCTAGTAAAGAATAATAATTCATTAAATAAAACCAAAACTATAACAAATGACAGCCTTCTTTTAAAGCTAAGTGCCTACCAGGAATACTTAAGTTACCTTAAAAATAATAAACCCGAAAACTTAAACACTATTAGAGATTACACTCTTAAGGTTAATCAAGTGTTACAGCTCTTACATAAAACTACTGTTCCAAAAGTAAACTTAAACTATGACGCCCTGAAAGCTAATGTACCGCCAGATCTACTGTATGTTAACTATATCTTATTGCCTGATAAATTAGTAATGCTTACCCATTCTAAAAACGGCTGGAATTTTAAACAGATTGACATAGACAACAAACAATTAAGAAAGGATATTAGTACATTAATAAATGCCATTAGTAAAGTACCAGAGCCCTTAGAAGGCTTTGAAAACATGCTAGCTCAAGATCGGCTTTATGAGGTCTTCATAGCCCAACTTCCAGAAGACATTAGAGAATTCACTCGAATCTCCATAAATGCTGATAAACAATTTTTAGGACTTAGTTTTGATACTTTAAAAGACAAAAAAAGCGGACAACTCCTTATTGAAAAAATAGCTATTTCTTATTCAAATTCACTGACAGATATTATTAACAATCCTTTAAAACGAAAAGTAGGACAAAATTGGAATGTTTTTTTACCATTTTCAGGGAATAACGGGAAGTCATTTAAAAACCTAAAACCCCTACCCTTCAGCTGGAAATATGCTAGAGGTATTAAAGGGGACTTTTTCCTAGAAAATGATGCAACCAAAGATATCTTTATAGATAAATTAAGTTATGATACCAGCCCTCTTTTGGTTTCAACACATGCATCCTCTAAAGAATCTGAACCATATCTTCTATTTAATGAAAAAGGGGATTACAACTCTAAACTTTACTTAAGTGAGATTCCTCATATTCCCTTGAAAACTTCATTGATGGTTTTAAGTGCTTGCGAATCAAATCTAGGAAATAGAGTAAATGGTTTAGGCTTACACTCCCTTGGCGTGTCATTTAGAGCGGCAGGATGTCCGACGGTTTTAGGCAGCTTATGGCAAGCTGAAGATGAGAGTACATCTTTAATAATTAGCCTTTTTTACAGAAATGTAATGAAAGGTCTCACTATTGATAAAGCTCTCCAAAAAGCTAAGTTAGATTATTTAAAAACTGATGTAGGAAAACGAAATGATATTCCGTTTTATTGGGCCAATATTCAAGTTATTGGTAGCCCACATACGGTTATCTCACAATTAGGTAGATTTAGAATCATCTTTGTTGCAATTTCATCCTTGCTCATACTACTTATGTTAAAAGTACTTTTTAAGAAAAATCTGAAACGCTATTTTCCATTTTGA